The following coding sequences lie in one Paracidovorax avenae genomic window:
- a CDS encoding amino acid adenylation domain-containing protein: MTTEMHELSRRFAALTPDKRQVFLERLRASGIGFEALPVVPRAAAGEAPMAYAQRPLWLAWQRDPASPAYNLAGRMVLPGSPDAAAVHRALATLVARHAALHTCFGCDAQDQPVQREDPQQRFGWSVREWSMPRAQAQEALAVQAQAFAMEPFDLERGPVFRACLHVFPEGAPELVLCVHHIAADGQSIGLLLSELRALLAAPGEAAPGPAAQGAASLGYADYAAWQRHWMEAGELQRQIGHWRERLRDAPLATALPLDRPRTARRGTQGGVVAAGLDEAVSASLRALGRAHAASPYLVCLSLLGLLLHRLGGQDDLCIGVPTTTRDRPELAGVVGHFTNVLVLRLQADRAWSFAQWLEHVRDRFVEAKAHQEVPLDMLVDALSVPRVPGLHPLFQVKSTQQQAAPRGARQPAATAGSISVDEVHFDLSVDVMDDGDSLSFGIAYAADLFDHDTVVRLADGLRALARQAAGGGIPAIGKAALPPVPELRGEETAWPCANVPDAFAAAARRDPAAPAIAAGVRKITYAELDRTSAAWAQRLQAHGIRAEDRVAVCLERGPEFVLAWLAAMRAGAVCVPLDPALPRTRRDELLHDCGAALLIGDLQQPPEGVPQWRVEFGASDAVATAASPSIRPLHPSQGAYMIYTSGSTGRPKGVVVPHGALANYAQGVLQRLDVGPGRCFAMVSTVGADLGHTALFGALCSGGCLYLPSSAEAFDPDAFAAGMERCGADVLKIVPSHLRGLLNARNPAAALPRHTLVLGGETADDELLRTVRALRPGLRILNHYGPTETTVGVLTHPAAPPDESPRGFTALPLGRPLPGIRAHLLDDRLEPVQPGMPGELYLAGRGLARGYAGRPGTTAERFVASPFEAGARLYRTGDRVRLRGDGALEFLGRADDQVKIRGWRVEPAEVAQRLRECTGVADAVVVARARETDGAMALHAYVVPADAGAPNDPGALPAQLQAQLQAALPAWMVPDHILPIAALPLTPNGKLDRRALPLPAAAPEEAARGEPPRGALEEAIAKVWSEVLRVDRVGRDDNFHALGGDSILCLKLVARLRRQVPGGAQASLADVMQSPTLAHLAQRLRERFEGAHDAVCLQDEGSGVPLYCLPGMVVNTREFLPLAEALRGERTVHAFVSHVYTRQRWRGFAVEALAAEYADFIAATAAGGRCTLLGWSSGGDLAVETARRLQGRVEVAFTALVDVHSTEPLRAGRPLSAAERVQAQARLDAWLAASTMADRWRELLERMYADERDGVLQQLVDAGQSLPLDGEGEDSHEYLLWTTLDKRVQACRHTPASDGLPVHLFQAGRSVEEGGALRDWSAIADVRGVQVVEGAGHLDIIRQPAFIGALREALRAADGSPRA; the protein is encoded by the coding sequence ATGACCACCGAAATGCACGAGCTCTCGCGCCGCTTCGCGGCCCTCACCCCTGACAAGCGCCAGGTGTTCCTGGAGCGGCTGCGTGCCAGCGGCATCGGCTTTGAGGCGCTGCCCGTGGTGCCCAGGGCAGCCGCCGGCGAAGCCCCCATGGCCTATGCCCAGCGGCCCCTGTGGCTCGCCTGGCAGCGCGATCCCGCCTCGCCCGCCTACAACCTGGCCGGCCGCATGGTGCTGCCCGGATCGCCGGATGCCGCCGCGGTGCACCGCGCCCTGGCCACGCTGGTGGCGCGCCACGCCGCGCTGCACACCTGCTTCGGCTGCGACGCGCAGGACCAGCCGGTGCAGCGGGAGGACCCGCAGCAGCGCTTCGGCTGGTCGGTGCGCGAATGGAGCATGCCCCGTGCCCAGGCGCAGGAGGCCCTGGCCGTGCAGGCGCAGGCCTTCGCCATGGAACCCTTCGACCTGGAGCGCGGTCCCGTCTTCCGCGCCTGCCTGCACGTCTTCCCCGAAGGTGCTCCCGAGCTGGTGCTCTGCGTGCACCACATCGCGGCCGACGGACAGTCCATCGGCCTGCTGCTGTCCGAATTGCGCGCGTTGCTCGCCGCACCGGGCGAAGCGGCGCCGGGCCCGGCGGCGCAAGGTGCGGCATCGCTGGGCTATGCGGATTACGCCGCCTGGCAGCGCCACTGGATGGAAGCCGGGGAGCTGCAGCGCCAGATCGGCCACTGGCGCGAACGCCTGCGCGACGCGCCGCTGGCGACCGCGCTGCCGCTGGACCGGCCGCGCACCGCACGGCGCGGCACCCAGGGCGGCGTGGTGGCTGCCGGGCTGGACGAGGCCGTGTCCGCCTCGCTGCGCGCGCTGGGCCGCGCGCACGCAGCCTCTCCTTACCTGGTATGCCTGTCCCTGCTCGGGCTGCTGCTGCACCGCCTGGGCGGCCAGGACGACCTGTGCATCGGCGTGCCCACCACCACGCGGGACCGGCCCGAGCTGGCCGGCGTGGTGGGCCATTTCACCAACGTGCTGGTGCTGCGGCTGCAGGCCGACCGGGCCTGGTCCTTCGCGCAGTGGCTGGAGCACGTGCGCGACCGCTTCGTCGAGGCCAAGGCGCACCAGGAAGTGCCGCTGGACATGCTCGTGGATGCGCTCTCGGTGCCGCGCGTACCCGGCCTGCATCCGCTGTTCCAGGTCAAATCCACCCAGCAGCAGGCCGCCCCGCGCGGGGCGCGGCAGCCGGCCGCGACGGCCGGAAGCATCTCGGTGGACGAGGTGCATTTCGACCTGAGCGTGGATGTGATGGACGATGGCGACAGCCTCTCGTTCGGCATCGCCTACGCGGCCGACCTGTTCGACCACGACACCGTCGTGCGCCTGGCCGACGGGCTGCGCGCGCTGGCGCGGCAGGCGGCCGGCGGTGGCATCCCGGCCATCGGGAAGGCGGCGCTGCCGCCCGTGCCGGAGCTGCGCGGCGAGGAGACGGCGTGGCCCTGCGCGAACGTGCCGGACGCCTTCGCCGCCGCCGCGCGGCGCGATCCCGCGGCCCCGGCCATCGCCGCGGGAGTGCGCAAGATCACCTACGCGGAACTCGACCGCACGAGCGCCGCGTGGGCGCAGCGCCTGCAGGCCCACGGCATTCGCGCGGAAGACCGCGTGGCCGTGTGCCTGGAGCGCGGCCCCGAATTCGTGCTGGCCTGGCTCGCGGCGATGCGGGCAGGGGCCGTCTGCGTGCCGCTGGACCCGGCGCTGCCGCGCACCCGGCGCGACGAATTGCTGCACGATTGCGGCGCCGCCCTGCTGATCGGCGATCTCCAGCAACCCCCGGAAGGCGTGCCGCAGTGGCGCGTGGAGTTCGGTGCGTCCGATGCAGTGGCCACCGCGGCGTCGCCCTCGATCCGCCCGCTGCACCCGTCGCAGGGTGCCTACATGATCTACACCTCCGGCTCCACCGGGCGGCCCAAGGGCGTGGTCGTGCCCCACGGTGCGCTGGCGAACTACGCCCAGGGCGTGCTCCAGCGCCTGGATGTGGGCCCGGGCCGCTGCTTCGCGATGGTCTCCACCGTGGGCGCGGACCTGGGGCACACCGCGTTGTTCGGCGCGCTGTGCTCGGGCGGCTGCCTGTACCTGCCTTCCTCGGCCGAGGCGTTCGATCCGGATGCGTTCGCGGCCGGCATGGAGCGCTGCGGCGCCGACGTGCTGAAGATCGTTCCCAGCCACCTGCGCGGCCTGCTGAATGCGCGCAACCCCGCCGCGGCGCTGCCGCGCCATACCCTGGTGCTGGGCGGCGAGACGGCCGACGACGAACTGCTGCGCACCGTGCGCGCGCTGCGCCCGGGCCTGCGCATCCTCAACCACTACGGCCCCACCGAGACCACGGTGGGCGTGCTCACCCATCCCGCCGCGCCTCCCGACGAGAGTCCGCGCGGGTTCACCGCGCTGCCGCTGGGCCGGCCCCTGCCGGGCATCCGGGCCCACCTGCTGGACGACCGCCTGGAGCCCGTGCAGCCCGGCATGCCCGGCGAGCTGTACCTGGCCGGGCGCGGGCTCGCGCGCGGCTATGCCGGCCGGCCCGGCACCACGGCGGAACGGTTCGTCGCCTCGCCCTTCGAGGCCGGCGCGCGCCTCTACCGCACGGGCGACCGCGTGCGACTGCGCGGGGACGGGGCGCTGGAATTCCTCGGTCGCGCGGACGACCAGGTCAAGATCCGTGGGTGGCGGGTGGAGCCCGCGGAGGTTGCCCAGCGCCTGCGCGAGTGCACCGGCGTGGCCGATGCGGTGGTGGTCGCGCGGGCCCGCGAAACCGATGGCGCAATGGCGCTGCATGCCTACGTGGTTCCTGCCGATGCCGGTGCGCCGAACGATCCCGGCGCGCTGCCAGCGCAATTACAGGCGCAGTTGCAGGCCGCGCTGCCGGCCTGGATGGTGCCGGACCACATCCTGCCCATCGCCGCGCTGCCGCTCACGCCCAACGGCAAGCTCGATCGCCGTGCCCTGCCGCTGCCCGCCGCCGCGCCCGAGGAGGCTGCTCGCGGAGAGCCCCCGCGCGGCGCCCTGGAAGAAGCGATCGCGAAGGTGTGGAGCGAGGTGCTGCGCGTCGATCGTGTCGGCCGCGACGACAACTTCCACGCCCTCGGCGGCGATTCCATCCTGTGCCTCAAGCTGGTCGCCCGCCTGCGCAGGCAGGTGCCGGGCGGCGCGCAGGCCAGCCTGGCCGATGTCATGCAGTCCCCCACGCTCGCGCACCTGGCGCAGCGGCTGCGCGAACGCTTCGAGGGCGCGCACGACGCGGTCTGCCTGCAGGACGAAGGCAGCGGCGTGCCGCTTTACTGCCTGCCCGGCATGGTGGTGAACACGCGCGAGTTCCTGCCGCTGGCCGAGGCGCTGCGCGGCGAGCGCACCGTGCACGCCTTCGTGAGCCACGTGTACACGCGGCAGCGCTGGCGCGGATTCGCGGTGGAGGCCCTCGCGGCCGAGTACGCGGACTTCATCGCGGCGACCGCCGCGGGCGGGCGGTGCACGCTGCTGGGCTGGTCCTCCGGCGGCGACCTGGCCGTCGAGACCGCACGGCGCCTGCAGGGCCGCGTGGAGGTCGCCTTCACCGCGCTGGTGGACGTGCACAGCACGGAGCCCCTGCGCGCCGGCCGGCCGCTGTCCGCGGCGGAGCGCGTGCAGGCGCAGGCCCGGCTGGATGCCTGGCTGGCCGCCTCCACCATGGCCGACCGGTGGCGCGAGCTGCTGGAGCGCATGTATGCCGACGAACGCGACGGCGTGCTGCAGCAGTTGGTCGATGCCGGGCAGTCCCTGCCGCTGGACGGCGAAGGCGAGGACAGCCACGAATACCTGCTCTGGACCACGCTCGACAAGCGCGTGCAGGCCTGCCGGCACACGCCCGCCAGCGACGGGCTGCCGGTCCACCTCTTCCAGGCGGGCCGCTCGGTGGAAGAGGGCGGGGCGCTGCGCGACTGGTCCGCGATCGCGGACGTGCGCGGCGTGCAGGTCGTGGAAGGCGCGGGCCACCTGGACATCATCCGCCAGCCCGCCTTCATCGGGGCCCTGCGCGAGGCGCTGCGCGCGGCCGACGGCTCCCCGCGCGCCTGA